In a genomic window of Streptomyces sp. BHT-5-2:
- a CDS encoding MMPL family transporter, protein MSLPSAPVRRRPEGTLRRLGEWCARHAVLVLVLWLVGLAGVQVLQRTLGGVYADDFSLPGAPSVQGREVLTAHHPAAGGYAGQVVLHADRPLTAYAGPIDRATAALAKLPAALSAQGPLPPPGSRTPSPAPGTAPTGPLSADGRTGYLTVRFRDPPGRLGPDVLPGTDRAVAPLRAAGVQVEFGGALGHLARPGTDDRPGMLLGFAVATAVLLAVFGGVLAAGLPLLTALIGVVCGTGCLGLLAAAFPFAPVSPTLATLLGLGLGIAYAPILITRHRQLLRDGADPATAAGRAAAGGGRAVLVSGAAVLVALLGLSAARVGLLTGLAAAAALTTATAVLGALTLVPALLGLLGRRFDRLRVRGPAAETAPEPAAGARRVLRRAQRVARRPWPFLAGGVLALTVLAGPALSARPAHLDAGADPPSSTARRAFDLMTAAFGPGAPGPLTLVVDRSAVPEADRPALARQARQVLGRIPGTAAVTPLTAAPDGAVLTATAYPARAPRDAATATLVHHLTDSVLPRALDGYEARGYVTGATATQVDFLDRVADRLPSVIALVVCLAFLTALAVCRGVLAALQATVLTTLSVAASYGVVVAVFQWGWGGPALGVAGPVPVEGWVPPVLCAIGFGLVTGCDSFLLSRVRANRPRYVDPAEGAAHALADTSRVLTCAALITAGVFAAFLLSDVVVVKMLGLGLAASVLLDAAVVRPLLMPAALALLGRRAWWAPWWLDAAYPEAVRTWLRRLRPAEPVGQPEATDH, encoded by the coding sequence ATGTCGTTGCCATCTGCGCCGGTCCGCCGGCGGCCCGAGGGAACCCTGCGGCGCCTCGGCGAGTGGTGCGCCCGCCACGCCGTGCTCGTCCTGGTGCTGTGGCTGGTGGGACTGGCCGGCGTGCAGGTGCTCCAGCGGACGTTGGGCGGGGTCTACGCCGACGACTTCTCGCTGCCCGGAGCCCCGTCCGTCCAGGGCCGGGAGGTGCTCACCGCACACCACCCCGCCGCCGGCGGCTACGCCGGCCAGGTCGTGCTGCACGCCGACCGGCCGCTGACCGCCTACGCCGGCCCGATCGACCGCGCCACCGCCGCCCTGGCGAAGCTGCCGGCAGCGCTGTCCGCACAGGGGCCGCTGCCGCCGCCGGGGTCCCGGACCCCGTCCCCCGCCCCCGGCACGGCACCCACCGGGCCGCTCTCCGCCGACGGCCGGACCGGATACCTCACCGTGCGGTTCCGGGACCCGCCGGGGCGCCTGGGGCCGGACGTCCTGCCGGGCACGGACCGGGCGGTGGCGCCGCTGCGCGCGGCGGGCGTCCAGGTGGAGTTCGGCGGTGCGCTGGGTCACCTGGCGCGGCCGGGCACCGACGACCGGCCGGGCATGCTGCTCGGGTTCGCGGTGGCCACGGCCGTACTGCTGGCCGTGTTCGGCGGCGTACTGGCCGCCGGCCTGCCGCTGCTGACCGCGCTGATCGGCGTGGTCTGCGGGACCGGCTGTCTGGGCCTGCTGGCCGCCGCCTTCCCCTTCGCCCCCGTCTCCCCCACCCTGGCCACCCTGCTCGGCCTCGGCCTGGGCATCGCCTACGCACCGATCCTGATCACCCGTCACCGGCAGCTGCTGCGGGACGGTGCGGACCCGGCCACCGCCGCGGGCCGGGCCGCGGCCGGCGGCGGCCGAGCCGTCCTGGTCTCGGGTGCCGCTGTGCTCGTCGCGCTGCTGGGCCTGTCCGCCGCCCGCGTCGGCCTCCTCACCGGGCTGGCCGCCGCGGCCGCGCTCACCACGGCCACCGCGGTGCTCGGGGCGCTCACCCTCGTCCCGGCGCTCCTCGGGCTGCTGGGCCGGCGGTTCGACCGGCTCCGGGTGCGCGGGCCGGCCGCCGAGACGGCCCCGGAACCGGCCGCCGGGGCGCGCCGCGTCCTCCGCCGCGCCCAGCGGGTGGCCCGCCGCCCCTGGCCGTTCCTGGCGGGCGGAGTGCTCGCCCTGACGGTGCTCGCCGGCCCGGCCCTCTCGGCGCGGCCGGCGCACCTCGACGCCGGAGCGGACCCGCCGTCGTCCACCGCCCGGCGCGCCTTCGACCTGATGACCGCGGCGTTCGGCCCCGGCGCCCCCGGGCCGCTGACGCTGGTCGTCGACCGCAGCGCGGTACCGGAGGCGGACCGCCCGGCGCTGGCCCGGCAGGCCCGGCAGGTGCTCGGCCGGATCCCCGGCACCGCCGCCGTCACCCCGCTCACGGCCGCCCCGGACGGCGCGGTGCTGACCGCCACCGCCTACCCCGCACGGGCCCCGCGGGACGCCGCCACCGCCACGCTCGTCCACCACCTGACGGACTCGGTGCTCCCCCGCGCCCTGGACGGCTACGAGGCCCGCGGCTACGTCACCGGCGCCACCGCGACCCAGGTGGACTTCCTGGACCGGGTCGCCGACCGGCTGCCGTCGGTGATCGCCCTGGTCGTCTGCCTGGCGTTCCTGACCGCGCTGGCGGTGTGCCGGGGCGTGCTGGCCGCGCTACAGGCCACGGTGCTCACCACGCTGTCGGTCGCGGCGTCGTACGGGGTGGTGGTGGCGGTCTTCCAGTGGGGGTGGGGCGGCCCGGCGCTGGGCGTCGCGGGACCGGTGCCGGTGGAGGGCTGGGTTCCGCCGGTGCTGTGCGCGATCGGCTTCGGACTGGTTACCGGCTGCGACTCCTTCCTGCTCTCCCGGGTCCGGGCGAACCGGCCGCGCTACGTCGACCCGGCCGAGGGCGCGGCGCACGCCCTGGCGGACACCTCCCGGGTGCTCACCTGCGCCGCCCTGATCACGGCCGGGGTCTTCGCCGCCTTCCTGCTCAGCGACGTCGTGGTGGTGAAGATGCTCGGGCTGGGCCTGGCGGCGAGCGTGCTGCTCGACGCGGCGGTGGTGCGGCCGCTGCTGATGCCCGCGGCGCTGGCGCTGCTGGGCCGGCGGGCGTGGTGGGCGCCCTGGTGGCTGGACGCGGCGTACCCGGAGGCGGTGCGGACGTGGCTGCGACGGCTGCGGCCCGCGGAGCCGGTGGGGCAGCCGGAGGCGACGGACCACTGA
- a CDS encoding IS110 family transposase: MIDVSEIGAFLGLDVGKSEHHATAVTPAGRKAFDKRLPNSEPKLRDVFAKLKAKHGTVLVVVDQPASIGALPLAVARDMDCPVAYLPGLTMRRIADLYPGEAKTDARDAFIIADAARSMPHTLRAVELADEAVAELEMIVGFDDDLAGEATRISNRLRGLLTQIHPSLERVLGPRMQHPAVLKLLDQCGSPAQVRKAGRRRLVNLIRPKAPRMAERLVDDIFTALDEQTVVVPGTAAAALIVPSLASSLQSVLDQRKLLATRIEELLEAHPLSKVLTSMPGIGVRTGARILIDIGDASSFPSAAHLAAYAGLAPATRSSGSSIRGEQPSRRGNKQLKRAFFLSAFAALADPVSRAYYDKKIAQGKHHTQALLCLARRRADVLFAMLRDGTFYQPQPAPTG; encoded by the coding sequence GTGATCGACGTCAGTGAGATCGGCGCCTTCCTCGGCCTGGACGTCGGCAAGAGCGAACACCACGCCACCGCCGTCACTCCGGCCGGAAGGAAGGCCTTCGACAAGCGGCTGCCCAACAGCGAACCCAAGCTCCGCGACGTGTTCGCCAAGCTGAAAGCCAAGCACGGCACCGTGCTCGTGGTCGTCGACCAGCCCGCCTCCATCGGCGCCCTGCCGCTGGCCGTGGCCCGCGACATGGACTGCCCCGTGGCTTACCTGCCGGGCCTGACGATGCGGCGGATCGCCGACCTCTACCCCGGTGAAGCCAAAACCGACGCCCGCGACGCCTTCATCATCGCGGACGCGGCCCGGTCGATGCCGCACACTCTGCGGGCCGTCGAGCTTGCCGACGAGGCAGTAGCCGAGCTGGAAATGATCGTGGGTTTCGACGACGACCTGGCCGGCGAAGCCACCCGCATCAGCAACAGACTGCGGGGACTGCTGACACAGATCCACCCGTCGCTGGAACGGGTACTGGGACCGCGAATGCAGCACCCAGCCGTGCTCAAGCTGCTCGACCAGTGCGGTTCGCCGGCCCAGGTCCGCAAGGCCGGACGGCGTCGGCTGGTGAACCTGATCCGCCCAAAGGCACCACGGATGGCGGAACGGCTCGTCGATGACATCTTCACCGCCCTGGACGAGCAGACAGTGGTCGTGCCAGGCACGGCCGCGGCCGCATTGATCGTCCCCAGCCTCGCCAGCTCGCTCCAGTCGGTACTTGACCAGCGCAAACTCCTCGCCACAAGGATCGAGGAACTGCTGGAGGCTCACCCTCTTTCCAAGGTCCTGACGTCCATGCCGGGGATCGGCGTCAGGACCGGAGCACGCATCCTCATCGACATCGGCGACGCCAGCAGCTTCCCCAGCGCCGCCCACCTCGCCGCCTACGCCGGCCTCGCCCCGGCAACCCGCAGTTCCGGGTCCTCCATCCGCGGCGAACAGCCATCGCGCAGAGGAAACAAACAGCTCAAACGCGCCTTCTTCCTCTCCGCGTTCGCCGCCCTGGCCGACCCCGTCTCCAGGGCCTACTACGACAAGAAGATCGCCCAGGGAAAACACCACACCCAAGCCCTCCTCTGCCTCGCCAGACGACGAGCCGACGTGCTCTTCGCCATGCTCCGCGACGGCACCTTCTACCAACCCCAACCAGCCCCCACGGGTTGA
- a CDS encoding calcium:proton antiporter, which produces MSPRPRTPFLHWSGALPVVAVVLLVLVWGRSLPTALVGVVSLFLAAAVLAAVHHAEVIAHRVGEPFGSLVLAVAVTIIEVALIVTLMADGGEKSAGLARDTVFAAVMITCNGIVGLCLLIGALKRRVAVFNAEGTGAELASVTTLAGLSLVLPSFTTTAPGPRFSGPQLIFAAIAALALYGLFVTTQTIRHRDYFLPVTTAGEVIDTEDHADPPSLRVALSSLGLLVVALVAVVGLAKAVSPTIESGVASAGLPSSVVGVVIALLVLLPETIAAVRAARRDRMQTSINLGLGSAMASIGLTIPAVALATIWLKGPLILGLGASHMVLLALTVAVGTLTVVPGRATVLQGSVHLTLFAAYLVLAVSP; this is translated from the coding sequence ATGAGCCCCCGCCCGCGTACGCCCTTCCTGCACTGGAGCGGTGCGCTGCCGGTCGTGGCGGTGGTGCTGCTGGTGCTGGTGTGGGGGCGCTCGCTGCCGACCGCACTGGTCGGCGTGGTCTCGCTGTTCCTGGCCGCGGCGGTGCTGGCCGCGGTGCACCACGCGGAGGTGATCGCGCACCGCGTGGGCGAGCCGTTCGGGTCACTGGTGCTGGCGGTCGCGGTGACCATCATCGAGGTGGCGCTGATCGTCACGTTGATGGCGGACGGCGGGGAGAAGAGCGCCGGGCTGGCTCGGGACACCGTCTTCGCGGCCGTCATGATCACCTGCAACGGCATCGTCGGGCTCTGCCTCCTGATCGGTGCGCTCAAGCGGCGGGTGGCGGTCTTCAACGCCGAGGGCACCGGGGCGGAGCTGGCCTCGGTCACCACGCTGGCCGGGCTCAGCCTGGTGCTGCCCTCCTTCACCACCACCGCACCCGGGCCGCGCTTCTCCGGCCCGCAGCTGATCTTCGCGGCGATCGCCGCACTGGCGCTGTACGGGCTGTTCGTGACGACCCAGACCATCCGGCACCGGGACTACTTCCTGCCGGTCACCACGGCCGGCGAGGTGATCGACACCGAGGACCACGCCGATCCGCCGTCCCTGCGGGTCGCGCTGAGCAGCCTGGGGCTGCTGGTGGTGGCGCTGGTCGCGGTGGTGGGGCTGGCCAAGGCGGTCTCGCCCACCATCGAGTCCGGGGTGGCCTCGGCCGGCCTGCCGTCGTCCGTGGTGGGTGTGGTGATCGCGCTGCTGGTGCTGCTCCCGGAGACCATCGCGGCGGTCCGGGCGGCCCGGCGGGACCGGATGCAGACCAGCATCAACCTCGGCCTGGGCTCGGCGATGGCCAGCATCGGCCTGACCATCCCCGCGGTCGCGCTGGCCACGATCTGGCTCAAGGGCCCGCTCATCCTCGGGCTGGGCGCCAGTCACATGGTGCTGCTGGCGCTCACCGTCGCCGTCGGCACCCTGACGGTGGTGCCGGGCCGGGCCACCGTGCTGCAGGGCAGCGTCCATCTGACGCTGTTCGCGGCGTACCTGGTGCTGGCGGTCAGCCCCTGA